The nucleotide window GGTCAATATTAAATTAACGATAAAATTAACTGTAGAAATGACAAAATATCATCAATTTAATGATAAAAtcatgaataaaaaaattgtaatgtgAAATATTTTGAAATCATTACAAAAGCAGTTGCCAAAATAGAAACGCCAAAACGAAGAGATATCATGTCCATTTTCATTGATGTCACTTGCCCCTTGGCTCAATCCAAGCACCGTTTTCACAATTTCTTACCACAAAACTACAAAAGTCGAAAAAATACAACCAAacacgagaaatttttcattgttacAGGAATAGGATACACCatgtatttttatgtaaatggtaaaattttttatttttaagttattaactttttaacatacatatcacactatttatataatgacacgtgatgtaccattctGTGTTCTggacacattaaaaaatctcacAGGCTCTCACATGTGAGTCAGATAACGTACTCATGTGGGTCACGCATCCCAAGGCCATAATATGCTCCTCAAATAATTCACCACCAATCATTGCACTACGACCACCACCGCCACATCCACCACTATTTGTGTGCTCAAACTGCACTCCGCAAAAGTTCTCTCAGTTTTCTTCTCACTATGTGGAACAACCTCCCCTGCGACCTCCTCACCAACATCTTCTCCTTCCTCTCCGCCGACTCTTTTGCATGCGCCAAGTCGACATGCAGACACTGGCAAGCCTGCGCCTCCTCCGCAGCCGGTAACTACCCGTTTTTGCTGCAGAATCATCACCCGCCTTGGTTCGTAGCTTTGCCACTGCACGACCATGGTGCTCTATGCAGCTGCTATGCCCTCAATCCAAGTAACAACAACTGGTATGTTCTCTCCATGGATTTCTTACCAGCCCCAGTTAGGTATGTCGGCCCACTGGACAGCTTCATCTTGCTAAGGCCCACAGTTTCCACATTTCTCCAATTGGGTCTGTGCAACCCCTTCACAAGGCAATACAAGCCCTTCCCAAAGTTGAACATCAAAAGGACCAACCCAGCTGTTGGTGTTGTCCCAGTCAGGTCAGTCGCGTCGCCGAACAACTCATTATTCTGTGAAACAAATGCTACCCTTCAAAATTCGTGCTTTAGTTCTAGGATCTACGTGGCAGGCGGGATGTCTGAGGCATCCCGCGGTGGTGCCACGTATGAGCCTACATTGGAAATGTACGATCCGCAGCTTGACATGTGGTGGGTCGTCGGGTCAATGCCAATGGAGTTTGCTGTGAGGCTAACAGTTTGGACCCCAAAGGAGAGTGTGTATTGTGATGGGGTGCTGTATTGGATGACTTCGGCCCGGGCCTATAGCCTAATGGGCTACGAGATTGGGTCAAACACTTGGAAGGAGCTGAGTGTCCCAATGGCAGACAAGCTGGAATTTGCTGTGCTGGTGCTGCGCAATGGGAGGTTGACACTTGTTGGCGGCGGAGTGTGTGTTTCGGGTGCTTGTGTATGGGAACTTGGGGAGGGAGATATTTGGGTATTGGTCGAGAAGGTACCTAGTGAAATGGGGATGAAATTGATGGGGGATAGGGGAAGTTGGGCGAGTACAAAATGTGTAGGTGGTGATGGGGCTATTTATTTGTATAGAGATCTTTGGTCAGGAATGGTAGTTTGGAGGGAAGTTGGGGATAAGAGTAGGAGTCAATGGGAATGGTATTGGATTGAAGGGTGTTCTTCAATTAGAGGAAAACAAGTGAGGAACTTGCAAGTTAAAGGAGTTCTTATATACCCTAATCTTGTACCCTCATTCATATTCTAATCAAACAAACTTCtctttttgtcctttttttgcTCTACCCATTTTGTGTTTTAATCAAGGGAAAAGTAATGATCGAATTAAAATATCTCTAACATTGTAATTTACCTTTTATTTACATCAATTGTTTTCTTGAAAGTAGAGCAAACTTCATGATTGGTACCTCGCAATGAAATGTTATCACCCATAGACGTTAAACATAAGTTGTTGGTGTCATGCTAAAAAACAGAGCACGTAACGATACAACACCCTATTTCtttgataataataaatttaaaaaatgacaatcaaACCAAGCAAAAATTtaagaataaataaatttcCAATTACGTGTTGTTCAGAAGGAATATTGCTGACAAGATATTcaataaatttaagaaaatattgTATATGACACAATGGGCAAGATATCTAGTAATATGAAAGGATATCGCAAAAAGGGAAATATTAAATAAGTTAATACTAAAGGGTATCACTCATAGGGCAAGATATCCACTTAGTTGAGCAGACACAAGTTGATAATAATCAATAATGGATATCACTCACAAGGCAAGATGTTCAAATTCAACAGTTAAAACTAATTATGGGCTTGCTCACAGGGCAAGTTATCCACTTAGTTTAGTAGAATGAAATATCGCGAACGAAGATATGCAATAAGATGTCAATAACGGATATCACCCACAGGATCACGCTCCAATCTCGAGGTTCATCTAAGATTGACACGTGACGTCATCATGTACTTGTTTAATTATCATGTCTTGCTCCCGAGACATGACCAAAATCGACCAACGGTCCAATAGCATAGTaacttttccttttatttcatggctgcatctaacctctgtTTTAGACAACTTACATACCCTAAAAcaggatcaagtcattcgtagttcacccaCTGATAAATTTTGACATTCCACATGGCACTTCCTAACAGAAAAATGGAATTTCAGAATCATTCAATTCCTTAAACTGAACGAATATGATTCACTAGTTTCCAGTCtattttacaaaaccatttagTCACTAGGATTGCCATTACATCTTTCACATATATCACATTGCTTTCCACCAATAGTTCCATAATTACATCAAATAATAGATTCAATGAATCAAAGATGCACAATATTAACATTTAACTACTTTAATCAACTAAAGGTCAAATATCACATCACTAACTTTAATAAAACCAACCTCCACAAGGTTTGTCATATTTATCTACATGCAATCCATATATCCAGTATTATACCCTTAAGTTACAACCACAAGAGTAACCTTAAGAAACTTCTATGCACAATAATATAGAGTTCAACGAAGATAGGGTTAcagaccactcaacagaat belongs to Malus sylvestris chromosome 17, drMalSylv7.2, whole genome shotgun sequence and includes:
- the LOC126610220 gene encoding F-box/kelch-repeat protein At3g24760-like, with translation MWNNLPCDLLTNIFSFLSADSFACAKSTCRHWQACASSAAGNYPFLLQNHHPPWFVALPLHDHGALCSCYALNPSNNNWYVLSMDFLPAPVRYVGPLDSFILLRPTVSTFLQLGLCNPFTRQYKPFPKLNIKRTNPAVGVVPVRSVASPNNSLFCETNATLQNSCFSSRIYVAGGMSEASRGGATYEPTLEMYDPQLDMWWVVGSMPMEFAVRLTVWTPKESVYCDGVLYWMTSARAYSLMGYEIGSNTWKELSVPMADKLEFAVLVLRNGRLTLVGGGVCVSGACVWELGEGDIWVLVEKVPSEMGMKLMGDRGSWASTKCVGGDGAIYLYRDLWSGMVVWREVGDKSRSQWEWYWIEGCSSIRGKQVRNLQVKGVLIYPNLVPSFIF